One window of Nocardia nova SH22a genomic DNA carries:
- a CDS encoding cytochrome P450 gives MSDTDPGVPGESPIAHGPAESADSYLRLDSPAFAADPHRAYETMRRHGPLVPIELSPGVPATLVIGYQAAVQILNDEQHFPADSRRWEKNAASDCPLVPMLGYRQNAMRTAGVEHERYRRTIFAALESVDLHKTHGSVARAAETLINGFCERGTADLRMDYAYPLTFRVLSELMGFPEDAAAEAYQGMAAMLEGVGAEEGQQRFVDALVGVVHRKQAEPGDDLTSELLRHPDGLDLMEMVNQAALLFSMGTEPTCNLILNALLLLMTDEQYGGEVLSGAMATRDAIDAVLFEDPPLANWCVSYPRQPQLVGDMWLPADEPVVISLAACNNDPAVDGDRKGNRSHLAWGAGPHTCPAQSLALTITSQCIDLLLDALPDIRPQLPARQLDWRPGQFHRALATLPVRFPACSPMRLA, from the coding sequence TTGAGCGATACAGACCCGGGTGTGCCGGGCGAATCCCCCATCGCGCACGGACCCGCGGAATCCGCCGACTCGTATCTCCGCCTGGATTCCCCCGCCTTCGCCGCCGATCCGCACCGCGCCTACGAGACCATGAGACGTCACGGCCCGCTGGTACCGATCGAGCTGTCTCCGGGCGTGCCCGCGACGCTCGTGATCGGCTATCAAGCGGCCGTGCAGATCCTCAACGACGAGCAGCATTTCCCCGCCGACTCCCGCCGATGGGAGAAGAACGCCGCCTCGGACTGTCCGCTGGTACCGATGCTGGGCTATCGCCAGAACGCGATGCGCACCGCGGGCGTGGAACACGAGCGGTATCGGCGCACCATCTTCGCGGCGCTGGAATCCGTCGACCTGCACAAGACGCACGGATCGGTCGCACGGGCCGCCGAGACGCTGATCAACGGATTCTGCGAACGCGGTACCGCCGACCTGCGGATGGACTACGCGTATCCGCTGACCTTCCGAGTCCTCAGTGAACTGATGGGCTTTCCCGAAGACGCCGCGGCCGAGGCCTATCAGGGCATGGCCGCGATGCTGGAGGGAGTAGGCGCCGAGGAGGGGCAGCAGCGTTTCGTCGACGCTCTGGTCGGAGTCGTCCACCGCAAGCAGGCCGAGCCGGGCGACGATCTGACCTCGGAACTGCTGCGGCATCCGGACGGACTCGATCTCATGGAGATGGTGAATCAGGCGGCGCTGCTGTTCTCGATGGGCACGGAGCCGACCTGCAATCTCATCCTCAACGCGTTGCTGCTGTTGATGACCGACGAGCAGTACGGCGGCGAGGTCCTCAGCGGCGCCATGGCCACCCGCGACGCCATCGACGCCGTGCTGTTCGAGGATCCGCCGCTGGCGAACTGGTGCGTGAGCTACCCCAGACAGCCGCAACTCGTCGGCGATATGTGGCTGCCCGCCGATGAACCGGTGGTCATCAGCTTGGCCGCGTGCAACAACGATCCCGCCGTGGACGGTGACCGCAAAGGTAACCGGTCGCACCTGGCGTGGGGCGCCGGTCCGCACACCTGCCCGGCCCAGTCCCTCGCCCTGACGATCACCTCGCAATGCATCGACCTGCTGCTCGACGCGCTGCCGGACATCCGCCCGCAATTACCTGCGCGGCAACTGGATTGGCGGCCGGGACAGTTCCACCGGGCACTGGCGACGCTACCGGTCCGGTTTCCGGCGTGCTCGCCGATGCGTCTGGCCTGA
- a CDS encoding flavin-containing monooxygenase encodes MTTTSEHSASSAGQQTREIDAVVVGAGFAGLHMLHKLRELGLSAQVFEAGAGLGGTWYWNRYPGARVDVKSMYYNYSFDPELEQEWEWTEKLPPQPELLRYINHVADRFDLRKDVRLRTRVTAAVYDESAARWRITTDGGDVVSARFAIMATGCLSAPKMVEVPGIETFRGRSFHTGNWPEQEVDFTGRRVAVIGTGSSGVQVIPLVAEAAEQLTVFQRTANYVLPAGNHPIDPEFQRGIKSRYREVRKANRESGFGIAQPEATKGALEVSEEERNAFYRRVWEDKNSELVSMLVGFTDLLADEAANETAAQFIRDRIAEIVTDPAVARLLQPEGLFGVKRPVLGTDYYETFNRPNVRLVDVRATPLTEVTASGLATTQESFEFDDIIYATGYDAMTGALDAIDIRGRDGVSLRDKWAAGPVTYLGLAVAGFPNLFTITGPGSPSVLSNMMVSIEQHVDWVADAIDALRSKGVTTIEAESDAEQDWTRHVEEAGAMTLYPKVDSWYVGSNVPGKPRVMYAYIGGVGAYREKCDQVAADDYDGFTLTR; translated from the coding sequence ATGACAACGACCTCGGAGCACTCCGCGTCCTCGGCCGGGCAGCAGACCCGCGAGATCGACGCGGTCGTCGTCGGAGCCGGATTCGCAGGGCTCCACATGTTGCACAAGTTGCGCGAACTCGGACTCTCGGCGCAGGTGTTCGAAGCCGGCGCCGGACTCGGCGGCACGTGGTACTGGAACCGCTATCCGGGCGCGCGCGTCGACGTGAAGAGCATGTACTACAACTACTCCTTCGATCCGGAGCTCGAGCAGGAGTGGGAGTGGACGGAGAAGTTGCCGCCGCAGCCGGAGTTGCTCCGCTACATCAACCACGTCGCGGATCGTTTCGATCTGCGTAAAGACGTGCGGTTGCGGACGCGGGTCACCGCCGCGGTCTACGACGAGTCCGCCGCGCGGTGGCGGATCACGACCGATGGGGGCGATGTCGTCTCGGCGCGGTTCGCGATCATGGCGACGGGCTGTCTGTCGGCGCCGAAGATGGTGGAGGTTCCCGGCATCGAGACGTTCCGGGGCCGCAGTTTCCACACGGGCAACTGGCCCGAGCAGGAGGTGGACTTCACCGGGCGGCGGGTCGCGGTGATCGGCACCGGTTCCTCAGGGGTGCAGGTCATTCCGCTCGTCGCCGAGGCGGCCGAGCAGCTCACCGTCTTCCAGCGCACCGCCAACTATGTTCTGCCCGCCGGCAATCACCCGATCGATCCCGAATTCCAGCGCGGGATCAAATCGCGCTACCGCGAGGTGCGCAAAGCGAACCGGGAATCGGGCTTCGGTATCGCCCAGCCCGAGGCCACCAAGGGGGCGCTCGAGGTGAGCGAGGAAGAGCGAAATGCCTTCTACCGCAGGGTATGGGAGGACAAGAACAGCGAATTGGTCAGCATGCTGGTCGGATTCACCGACCTGCTCGCCGACGAGGCCGCCAACGAGACCGCCGCCCAGTTCATCCGCGATCGCATCGCGGAGATCGTGACGGATCCGGCTGTCGCCCGGCTGCTGCAGCCCGAGGGCCTCTTCGGCGTCAAGCGTCCTGTCCTGGGAACGGACTACTACGAGACCTTCAATCGCCCCAATGTCCGGCTCGTGGACGTTCGCGCGACCCCGCTCACCGAGGTCACCGCGTCCGGACTCGCGACGACGCAGGAGAGTTTCGAGTTCGACGACATCATCTACGCCACCGGATACGACGCGATGACCGGTGCGCTCGACGCCATCGACATTCGCGGGCGGGACGGTGTGTCGCTGCGGGACAAGTGGGCTGCCGGGCCCGTCACCTACCTCGGTCTCGCGGTCGCGGGCTTTCCGAACCTCTTCACGATCACGGGCCCGGGCAGTCCCTCGGTGCTGTCGAACATGATGGTGTCCATCGAGCAGCACGTCGACTGGGTGGCGGACGCGATCGACGCGTTGCGGTCCAAGGGCGTCACGACCATCGAGGCCGAGTCCGACGCGGAGCAGGACTGGACGCGCCACGTCGAAGAAGCCGGCGCCAT
- a CDS encoding beta-class carbonic anhydrase, translating into MTVTDEYLANNAEYAAQFSGPLPLPPSKHVAVVACMDARLDVYRVLGVREGEAHVIRNAGGVVTDDEIRSLAISQRLLGTTEIILIHHTDCGMLTFTDDDFKRTVQDETGIKPGWAAEAFDDLDVDVRQSIRRIETSPFITATTSLRGFVFDVATGKLNEVLT; encoded by the coding sequence ATGACCGTGACCGACGAGTACCTGGCCAACAATGCCGAATACGCGGCCCAGTTCAGCGGGCCCCTTCCGCTGCCGCCGAGCAAGCACGTCGCGGTGGTGGCGTGTATGGACGCGCGGCTGGACGTGTACCGCGTTCTCGGCGTCCGGGAGGGGGAGGCGCATGTCATCCGGAATGCGGGTGGCGTGGTGACCGACGACGAGATCCGCTCGCTGGCGATCAGTCAGCGACTGCTGGGCACCACCGAGATCATCCTCATCCATCACACCGACTGCGGCATGCTGACCTTCACCGACGATGATTTCAAACGCACCGTCCAGGACGAGACCGGCATCAAACCCGGATGGGCCGCGGAGGCATTCGACGATCTGGATGTGGATGTGCGCCAATCCATCCGGCGCATCGAGACCAGTCCGTTCATCACCGCGACCACCTCGCTGCGCGGGTTCGTCTTCGATGTCGCCACCGGAAAACTGAACGAGGTGCTGACCTGA